The Dunckerocampus dactyliophorus isolate RoL2022-P2 chromosome 16, RoL_Ddac_1.1, whole genome shotgun sequence genome includes a window with the following:
- the LOC129168750 gene encoding odorant receptor 131-2-like, translated as MNGSSEVNTAWMLHEHVKVLLSMLPCLLFLYINGVMLVTLLRKPHLLESSRYVLFGHLLLSDSLQLLFSMLLYIFAVTTVTMVSYLCKTIIQLTAIAVKLSPLNLAVMSLERYVAICFPLRHANIVTIRTTRIAIVVMWSMASLDSFIQLLLFVRLENTSFIVSQYCSRNNVWRLKIYYTIDTIFIILYFVVVSIIIIYTYIAIICAVRSSPKNIHNASKARKTVMLHMFQLCLCLTSTLFNMIKSGSPLNLNPSLHFKYALFLGLLIFPKCLSPLIYGLRDNTFRHAFKYYFTFGHKSNIQHSP; from the coding sequence ATGAACGGCTCGTCTGAAGTAAACACGGCGTGGATGCTGCATGAACACGTGAAGGTGCTGCTGTCCATGCTGCCATGTCTTCTGTTCCTTTACATCAACGGGGTCATGCTGGTGACGCTGCTGAGAAAGCCTCACTTGCTGGAGTCCTCTCGGTACGTCCTCTTTGGACACCTGCTCCTCAGCGACTCCCTGCAGCTGCTGTTCTCCATGTTGCTGTACATCTTTGCCGTCACCACCGTCACCATGGTCAGTTATTTATGCAAGACGATCATACAGCTGACGGCCATCGCTGTGAAACTTTCCCCTCTCAACTTGGCCGTGATGTCGCTGGAGCGCTACGTGGCCATCTGCTTTCCGCTCAGGCACGCGAACATTGTCACCATCAGGACAACGCGCATCGCCATTGTGGTCATGTGGTCCATGGCCTCCTTGGACTCGTTCATCCAGCTCTTGCTCTTTGTCAGGCTGGAGAACACCAGCTTCATCGTGTCTCAGTACTGCAGTAGAAACAATGTGTGGCGCCTAAAGATTTATTATACAATAGACACCATCTTTATCATACTTTACTTTGTGGTAGTGAGTATAATTATCATCTATACATATATTGCTATCATTTGTGCCGTCAGGTCATCACCCAAAAATATCCACAACGCCAGCAAGGCCCGGAAGACGGTGATGCTGCACATGTTTCAGCTATGCCTGTGTCTCACCTCCACGCTCTTTAACATGATCAAATCAGGGAGCCCCTTGAACTTAAATCCTAGTCTTCATTTTAAATACGCTCTCTTTTTAGGCCTCCTCATCTTCCCCAAATGTTTGAGCCCGCTCATATACGGGCTCAGGGATAACACCTTCAGACATGCCTTCAAGTACTATTTCACCTTTGGCCACAAAAGCAACATTCAGCATTCACCTTGA
- the LOC129169370 gene encoding odorant receptor 131-2-like: MTTDAVVMNASSGVNQVTFRMSPVKVLLSMLPCLLFLYINGVMLVTLLRKPHMLESSRYVLFGHLLLSDSLQLLTTMLLYIFAVTMVTMISYVCMLVVQLAAIAVKLSPLNLAVMSLERYVAICFPLRHANIVTIRTTRIAIVVMWSMASLDSFIQLLLFVRLENTSFIVSQYCSRNNVWRLKIYNTIDTIFIILYFVVVSIIIFYTYIAIICAVRSASTNVQNANKARKTVMLHMFQLCLCLTSTLFNMINSGGLLYVKADMALHFQYALFLGLLIVPKCLSPLIYGFRDNTFRHAFKYYFTFGCKRNVQHSA, translated from the coding sequence ATGACCACAGATGCTGTGGTCATGAACGCATCGTCTGGAGTAAACCAGGTGACGTTCCGCATGTCGCCCGTGAAGGTGCTGCTGTCCATGCTGCCATGTCTTCTGTTCCTTTACATCAACGGGGTCATGCTGGTGACGCTCCTGAGAAAGCCTCACATGCTGGAGTCCTCTCGGTACGTCCTCTTTGGACACCTGCTCCTCAGCGACTCCCTGCAGCTGCTGACCACCATGTTGCTGTACATCTTTGCCGTCACCATGGTCACCATGATCAGTTACGTTTGCATGCTGGTCGTACAGCTGGCGGCCATCGCTGTGAAACTTTCCCCGCTCAACCTGGCCGTGATGTCGCTGGAGCGCTACGTGGCCATCTGCTTTCCGCTCAGGCACGCGAACATTGTCACCATCAGGACAACGCGCATCGCCATTGTGGTCATGTGGTCCATGGCCTCCTTGGACTCGTTCATCCAGCTCTTGCTCTTTGTCAGGCTGGAGAACACCAGCTTCATCGTGTCTCAGTACTGCAGTAGAAACAATGTGTGGCGCCTAAAGATTTATAATACAATAGACACCATCTTTATCATACTTTACTTTGTGGTAGTGAGTATAATTATCTTCTATACATATATTGCTATCATTTGTGCCGTCAGGTCAGCGTCCACAAACGTCCAGAATGCCAACAAGGCCCGGAAGACGGTGATGCTGCACATGTTTCAGCTATGCCTGTGTCTCACCTCCACGCTCTTTAACATGATCAACTCTGGCGGCCTCTTGTATGTAAAAGCTGACATGGCTCTTCATTTTCAATATGCTCTCTTTTTAGGCCTCCTCATCGTCCCCAAATGTTTGAGCCCGCTCATATACGGCTTCAGAGATAACACCTTCAGACATGCCTTCAAGTACTATTTCACTTTTGGCTGCAAAAGAAATGTTCAGCATTCAGCTTGA